One window of the Sphaerochaeta associata genome contains the following:
- the recO gene encoding DNA repair protein RecO — MERNVSSLAIVLHSQRYGQLNRRLKLLSVDYGIIDVISYGARKSLKSVKAEVFTDAQFFLYYNPVKKDYTLKDAEVVATHDDIRDDLVRTYCALLFCELVLKTNGGESAGEYQLLSTALDLLSEAPLYSDRILIQFIHRLTDLLGLRTDLSSCPICEREYGQQEVLSFSSALSCPCCSECASLESNMLLPPGARRYLVATSSLGYEESVLVELSPTATSRIKNYLLRYAQIITGGTLKTLSAGILQGAADQ, encoded by the coding sequence AGCTGAATCGGCGCCTGAAGTTGTTGAGTGTGGACTATGGCATCATCGATGTCATCAGCTATGGGGCGCGTAAATCTTTGAAGTCGGTGAAAGCCGAGGTGTTCACCGATGCTCAGTTTTTCCTCTATTATAATCCGGTGAAAAAGGACTATACGCTCAAGGATGCAGAGGTTGTTGCCACCCACGACGATATTCGCGACGATTTGGTTCGTACCTATTGCGCCCTGTTATTCTGTGAGCTGGTGCTCAAGACCAACGGAGGGGAGAGTGCAGGGGAGTATCAACTGCTCAGCACAGCCTTGGATCTGCTTTCTGAAGCTCCCTTGTACAGCGATCGGATCCTGATCCAGTTCATCCACCGGTTGACTGACTTGCTAGGCCTGCGCACCGATTTGTCCAGCTGTCCCATCTGTGAACGGGAGTACGGTCAGCAGGAGGTGCTCTCTTTCTCCTCCGCGCTCTCTTGTCCCTGTTGCAGCGAATGCGCTTCCCTTGAATCGAATATGTTGCTGCCACCGGGGGCTCGTCGGTACTTGGTGGCAACTTCCTCACTGGGGTATGAAGAGAGTGTTCTTGTCGAGCTCAGCCCGACCGCCACCAGTCGAATCAAGAATTATCTGCTCAGGTACGCCCAGATAATCACCGGTGGAACACTCAAGACCCTGTCTGCAGGCATCCTGCAAGGAGCGGCAGACCAATGA